DNA from Mesorhizobium sp. DCY119:
CTTCCGGCTTCATGGCGCGCCGGAAAGCGATGACCGCATAGGAAAACAGGAATATCGCGCCGCCAATTGTCACGACATTGATCAGCATAGGCGAGGTCGCGATCAGCGAGCCGAGGCCGGCTACGCCCGCTGCGATCAGCAAGGCGTCCGACAGCGCGCAGATCAGGCTCAGGACGAAGACATGCTGGCGCAGCAGGCCTTGCCGCAGGATGAAGGCGTTCTGCGCGCCTATCGCCATGATGAGCGAAGCGCCGAGAAGAAACCCCGACAGCGCGGCCGGCCAGAGAGCTGATGACGGCATGGATGTTTACCTGAGACTCTAAAACAGTGACATCTGGTCGTCTGAAGGCGGCTTTTTCTTCGGCTCGGGCTTCGGCGTTTCCTGAATCAGCGCCGGATCGATGCGATCCTGGATTTCCGGGCCGGTGTTGGCGACCTTGTTGACGAGATCCGACACCGGGATTGCCTCGAAGAACCCCTGCTCGGCCGGCCGCAACAGATCGGCGACGTCGCGTGGTTCCTGGAACCGGCAGTCAAGCCAGCGCGAGAAATCCTGGGCATGAATGACGATCGGCATGCGCTCGTGGATGTGAGCTATGTCGCTGTTGGCATGCGTGGTCAGGATCGCGCCGGTGTCCATTTCCGAGCCGCCGGGCTCCGCATAGGTCTCCATCAGGCCGGCGAAGGCGATGAGCCCGCCGTCCCGCGGCCGTACCCAAAAAGGCTGGCCCTTCTTCTTGCCGTCCTGGCGCCATTCATAAAAACCGGAAGCCGGGATGAGCGCGCGGCGATGCCGCATCGCAGTGCGGAACGAAGCTTTTTCGGATGCGCTTTCCGAACGCGCGTTGAACAGCAGCGGAAAGTTCCGCGTGTCCTTGACCCAGGTCGGAATCAGGCCCCAGCGCACCAGCAGCGACGTTCGATCGGGCAGGTTCGAGCCGGGCTGGCGCGGTTCGCCGGCCATGACCATCAGGATCGGCTGCGTCGGCGCGATGTTGTAGCGCGGTGGAAAAGCCTCAAGCTCGGGGAGCGAGAATGCCTCGTCTACCTCTTTTGGGCTGGAAGTGAGCGCGAAACGTCCGCACATTCTTGGCTTGGTACCGTTGATCTTGTGAAATCACTGTGGCGGTGGAAATCCGTTGCCGCAACCTGTATCGATTGGGCCATCCGGCCGATCCCCAAATCAATTCACGGCCACGGGAAAGCAGCAGACATGCAGGAAAGGCTGACCATACCGGCAGTTTCGGTCGCGCTCCTGCGCGGCGACCGGGTGCTTCTGGTGAAGCGCGGACAGGCACCCTCTCTGGGGCTTTATGCCTTTCCGGGTGGGCGCGTGGAGGCCGGAGAGAGCGAAGCGGAAGCAGCAGCGCGCGAGCTTTTCGAGGAAACCGGAATGCGGGCGCGCAATCTCCAGACGCTGGAAGTCTTCATGATCGATGCCGAGCGCGACGGAAAAGCCATCACTTACCGGCTTCAGGTCTTTACCGGCGAGGATGCAGGCGGCGAACCGCATCCCGACAGCGACGCGGCAGAGGCCGGGTTCTTCACGCTGGCGCAGATGGAGGCCATGCCGGTCACAGATTCCGTCATGGAGGTTTCCCGCGCACTGCTTGCCGACGCTGCAATAAGCGGGGAATAGAGCGGCAAGCCGCCTTGCGGCTGTCAAATTGTTTCGCCACAAGGGCTTATGAGCCGCGCCACGCTGTTTTTCACCGCATTTCTCGCTGTCGCCTCCTCGGCCGCGACGGTGCCGGCGCGCGCGGTAGAGGCGCCGTTCGAAGGCAGCCTGATGCGCCTGTCTGAAGTGCTCGGTTCACTGCACTTCCTGCGCAACCTGTGCGGCGAGGAAGGAACCCAGTGGCGCGACCAGATGGAGAAGCTTCTGGAGGCGGAAAAACCCGACCCGACGCGGCGCGCCAAATTCATCGCCAGCTTCAACCGTGGCTACCGTTCGTTCCAAGGCAGCTATTCGAGTTGCACACCGTCCGCAACGGAAGCCATCGCCCGCTACATGAAGGAAGGCGAGACGCTGACACGCGATGTCGCCGCTCGTTATGGAAACTAGCCCGCTCCCTGCGATGACCGTCGAAACAACTCATCACATCGATGCGTCGGACCCGGACGAAAACGGCTACTACGACTATTTCTACGAGTATGACATCTATCGATTTTCAAACGAGCAATCGGCGTTTGTCGCCCGATCCTATGTCGACACACCGGCTGAAGTGCATTTCCTGAAATGCGGCCTCGGGTCGGAAGAGCGGCTTCTGACGGCCCGCGATTTGCGCGAGCCGCTGTTTGCCGAAGCATGCGAGTACCTCAGGAATCTGGGGAAAACACAGATCAACTGGCTGGATAGAGAGGCCGGGGACTATCGGTCTGTTCCGGACATCGCCAGCATTCGGCCCAAGTGACTTATGCCGCTCTAAGCCTTTCGTTGGTGGCAGGTTGAATCGTGGCGGATTCGCCACACTTCTAAATCAAAGTTTAACCGCCATTTTGTGGGTTAACTTAAGTTTTAGTTATTCCTGTCGGCCCCGTGACGTTTGCGTTACGGTAGCCGTCAAATGACTCGGGGTTTTTGATCTATCGGCCATTTGCAAGGCGCAGACAGTAGAAACATCGCATTTGCAGTGGTCAGTTTTGTCCCTTTCTATCGGGACTTCGCAAGGGACAGCTCAAGGTGGTCCGACCGACCGGGACCATGACTTGAAAGGGTGGAAGATGAGTATGGAGCACACGATCAGCGATATTGACGCGCTGGTCCGGGAAGAAAAGCGCCTGACAGCGGTGGAGTGTCACAACGAAGCCTGGGCTGAAGGTCTGTCCGCCGGCATCGAAGCCGACATCATCGCGGAAGCTGCCCTTTCCACAGCGTTTGTCGAGATTTTGCGTACCAATGGCGAAGCCGCAGCCTTGGCTCTGCTGGACGAGATGCGCGAAAAAGTTATCGCCGGCGAGTTCGAGCCTGTTCGCCTGCGACATTGACACGTCCCCAAACCCTCTTTTTCAGTGTAAGAAACTGACGGGCATCGAATCTGTTGCGATGCCTCGGGAGAGGATGGGACATGCAGGTATCGACGCAGGCGAAATCGCAAAGCCGCAGAGGCGCGCATATGGCGGCTTTGTTGTGGTTTGCGGCAGTCGGCGTTGCGCTGCCCACCACCGTGCTTTTCGGAACTTTGCCCGCCTCGGCCCTGAGCGAAATCAAGCGCGAAGATGCTCCAGCCGCCCCGTCACAGGACGAGGCCGCGCCGGAAAATACCGTCCCCTCGCCTGATCCCATACAGAAAACACCGCTGCCGGATGTGCAGCAGCAGGATGACCAGGCCGAGCCCGACGAAGGACCGGCGGCACCCAACGGCTCCACGCACACCAGCGAAGACCCGAACGCGCCGCTGCCGGAAATTCTTTACGACGTCCAGTCGCTGCCCGAACCCGTGAAGCGCATGCGCCAGTTGCTGCTCGACGTGGCAATGAGCGGCGATATCGAGAAATTGCGCCCGCTGATCGGCACCGGCGACGAAGCGACGCAATTGTCGCTCAGCGACCTGGAAGACGACCCGATCACCTACCTCAAGGACCTCTCCGGCGACAAGAACGGCGAGGAACTGCTGGCCATCATGGAAAACATCCTCAATGGCGGTTATGTCCATGTCGATGTGGGCAAGCCCGAGGAACTCTACGCCTGGCCCTATTTCTTCGCCATGCCGCTGGAAAAGCTGACGCCACGCCAGCGCGTCGAGCTCTTCAAGATCGTCACCGCCGGCGACTATGAAGACATGAAGAGCTACGGCGTCTACAATTTTTATCGCCTCGGCATCACGCCGGAAGGCAAGTGGGCCTTCTTCGTCGCGGGCGAGTGACGCGCCGACAGGCACCGCTCATACCGGTCTGAATCAAAAACACCCGCCAAGCATCTGCTTTGGCGGGTGTTTTCGTTTTTGAATGTTCTCGATGCTGCCTTGAGTGATCAGGCCGGCAATGCCTCGGAGAATGCGACGGCCTGTCCCTGCCCGGGCATGACGATCTCGCCTTCCCACATCACGCGGTTGCCGCGGATGATCGTGCCGACCGGCCAGCCGGTCACCTGCCTGCCGTCATAGGGCGTCCAGCCGGCTTTCGAGCCGGCCTGGGCGTTGGTGATGGTTTCGCGGCGCTTGAGGTCCACGACCGTGAAATCCGCCTCGTAGCCCGCCGCAATGCGGCCCTTGCGCGCCATGCCGAACAGGCGCTGCGGGCCATGGCTGGTGAGATCGACCAGCCGTTCCAGCGACAGCCTGCCTGCATTGACGTGGTCGAGCATGATCGGGACCAGCGTCTGCACGCCGGTCATGCCAGAGGGCGAGGCCGGATAGGGCTTTGCCTTTTCTTCCAGCGTATGCGGCGCATGGTCGGAGCCGAGCACGTCGACGATGCCTTGCGAGATGCCGTGCCAGACACCGTCGCGGTGCCGCGCGGCGCGAACCGGTGGGTTCATCTGGATCAAAGTGCCGAGCGTCGCATAGTCGTCGGCGGAAAGGGTGAGATGATGCGGCGTCGCCTCGCAGGTGGCGACATCCTTGTGGTTTTCGAGGAACGCGATCTCCTCGGCCGTAGAGATATGCAGCACATGGATGCGGGCGCGCGCGGCGCGCGCAATGCGCACTAGGCGCTCCGTGCATTGCAGCGCCGCGATCTCGTCGCGCCAGACGGGATGCGAGGAGGGATCGCCCTCAACGCGCTCGCCGAGGCGTTCGCGCAGGCGAAATTCATCTTCCGAGTGGAAGGCAGCGCGGCGGCGGGTGTTCTTTAGGATCGAGAAGACGCCGTCATCGTCCTCGACCAGCAGGTTGCCGGTGGACGAGCCCATGAAGACCTTGATGCCGGCAGCGCCCGGCAGGCGCTCAAGCTCGGCAACGTCCCCGGCATTTTCGCGTGTGCCGCCGACCCAGAAGGCGAAATCGCAATGCATGCGGTTCGTCGCGCGCGACACCTTGTCGGCAAGGGCTGCCTCGCTGGTGGTCAGCGGGTTGGTGTTGGGCATCTCGAAGACGGCGGTGACGCCGCCGAGTACCGCGGCGCGGGAGCCTGTCTCCAGATCTTCCTTGTGCTCAAGCCCCGGCTCGCGGAAATGAACCTGGCTGTCGACCACGCCCGGAAGGATATGCAAGCCGGTGCAATCGATGACTTCACCGGCGGATGCCTGCCCGAGATCGCCGATCGCCGCGATGCGCCCGGCGCGCACGCCGACATCGCGCAGGCCGGTGCCATCATGATTGACGACCGTGCCGCCCTTGAGGATGAGGTCGAACGTCGTTGTCATCAGCGTCTCTTCCGGCTCTTGCCCCTGCGATGCGTGCGGCTTACGTAATGGCCAACAGATTTGCAAGATCAGGTCACGTCCGAATGCCCGCAGTTCAGCTCCCCGACCGCATTGTGATTTCCATCTTCGGCCCGGATGCCGAGCATTTCCTGCAGAACATTCTCACCACCGATCTGGACGCCCTTGGCGCCGAAGACGCCAAGCCGGGCGCGCTGCTGACGCCGCAAGGCAAGATCCTGTTCGATTTTCTCGTCTCGCGCGACGGCAAAGGCGGGTTGCTGCTGGAATGCCGTGCCGACATCGCCAACGATTTCATCCGCCGTCTGACGCTCTACAAGCTTCGCGCAAAAGTCGATATTTTCAAGCAGGAACAACTGCTTGTCTCCGTCTCATGGAATCCTGATTCAAACGCTTCAGTTTCTGATTCAAGTGCCTCACAAACTGATTCAATCGTGAGGCATGATCGGCGCTTTGCCGAACCGGCTCGCGTGTTCCGCATTTATGGCCAAACCGCTCCTGCCGGCGACCAGATACAGGCGTGGGAGGATTTTCGTCTCGCCCACGGCATTGCCGAAAGCGGTCCTGATTATGCGCTCAGCGACGCTTTTCCGCACGACGTGCTGCTCGACCAGACCGGCGGCGTCGGTTTCGGCAAGGGCTGTTACATCGGACAGGAGGTCGTCTCGCGTATGCACCATCGCGGTACGGCGCGCCGCCGCGTGCTGTTGGTTTCGGCGGAAGAACCGCTGCCGCCAAGCGGTACCGATATCAAAGCTGCCGGAAAGACAATCGGTGCGCTCGGCAGTGTCTCCGGCAACAACGGACTGGCGATCGTTCGCATCGACCGGGTCAAGGACGCTATGGATGCAGGCACCGCGATAACCGCCGGCGAGGTTGCGGTCTCGTTGGCTATCCCCGGTTGGGCAAAATTCACCTTCCCGCAGGAGTCGGCCTCGACGGAGGACGCATAATGGCCGACAAGGCCGGTGCGCCGGCCCGTGCCTGGCAGCGCATGCTGTCGGGCCGCAGGCTGGACCTGCTCGATCCGTCGCCGCTCGACGTCGAGATTTCCGATATCGCCCACGGCCTGGCGCGCGTTGCCCGCTGGAACGGCCAGACCGGCGGCGACCATGCATTTTCGGTGGCCCAGCATTCGCTGCTGGTCGAGGAAATTTTTGCGCAACAGGTCAAGGAGCCCTCGCCCGATGCGCGGCTTGCGGCACTACTGCACGACGCCCCGGAATATGTGATCGGCGACATGATCTCGCCATTCAAGTCGGTGGTCGGCGGTGGCTACAAGGCCGTCGAGCAGCGGTTGCAGCGGGCGATCCATCTGCGATTTTCGCTGCCCGCCGATATCAACGAGAAGCTGAAAAAAGAAATCAAACGGGCCGATCAGATCGCTGCGTACTTTGAAGCCACTGTCCTCGCCGGCTTCACGATCTCGGAGGCGACGCAGTTCTTCGGGCGGCCACGCGGCATTTCGGCCGACAGTTTCGACCTGACCTGCCGCCCCGCAAAAGCCGTTCAGTCTGCCTTTCTCAAGCGTTTTTCCGCAATCGAGCGTTTGCGTCAGGCAGGATAAGCCGCTCATTCATCGAGTTGTTGACAGCCGGCCGCTCCAAACGGTCGAGGAACCATTGCGTCAGCCTGGTCCAGACTTCGTCTTTCTCACCGGTATCCTCGCAGCCATGGTCAAGGTTGGGGTTGTCGTTGACCTCAATGACGAAGACGCCGTCGCGGGTTTCCTTCAGATCGACGCCATAAAGCCCGTCGCCGATGCAGCGGGCGGCGCGCACCGCCGTTTCGACGACGTGGGCGGGCGCATCCTTCAAGGTGAATGACTTGAAGCCGCCTTGGTCCGGCTTGCCATTGGCCTTGTGGTTGACGATCTGCCAGTGCTTCTTGGCCATCAGGTAATGGACCGCGAAAAGCGGCTGGCCGCCGAGCACACCTATGCGCCAATCGTAGTCCGTCGGGATGAATTTCTGCGCGATCAGCAGGTCGGAATCTTCCAGCCACAGCGTTGCAAGCTGCTTCAATTCCTCGAAATTCGACGCCTTCTTCACACCGCGCGAAAACGAGCTGTCCGGGATCTTCAGCACCAGCGGAAAGCCGAGCGTCTGCGCCGCCAATTCCAGATCGGCGGGTCCTGCGATCATTACCGTCGGCGGCACGGGCACGTTGTTGTAGGTCATCAACTCGTTGAGATAGACCTTGTTGGTGCAGCGGATCATCGACAGCGGGTCATCGATGACCGGCATGCCTTCCTGCTGGGCACGGCGCGCGAAGCGGTAGGTGTGGTTGGAGATAGACGTCGTCTCACGGATGAAAAGTGCATCGTAATTGGCCAGCTTGGCCAGATCCTTGCGCGAGATCGGCTCAACCTCGACGCCCATCTTCTCGGCGATCTTCGCCCAGTGACGCAGCGAACTGATCTCGGACGGCGGCAGTTCCTCATGCGGGTTCACCAACGTCGCGAAGGTGTAGCGCGCCGGCGTGCGAGCCTTGGTGTCTCGCCATTCGCGGTTGGTGTAGGTCGCCAGGCTTTCGAGGAAGCGCGGCTTTTCCTCCGGTGCCATGCGCGCCAGCGGGTGAAAGCCGATCCTGTGGATGGAGGCCCATTGCTGGTTGTCCTTGATCGACACCTCCAGCGCCGGAGCGCGGAACCAGTCGAACAGCAGCTTGGCGAAACGGTCCCACGCCTTGGACGAGCCGATGCCGAAGAAGAACACCGCCTTGGCCGGAAAGGCGCCGCCAAGGTCCTTGCGGCATTTGTTGAGTGCCAGTTCCAGTTCCGGCAGCGCGTGCTCGTAGAGCTTGTGCTCGGACAGGTCGATCATCGTCTCGACGGTGGGGATGACCTTGTGCCCGCGCGAACTGGCCAGCAGCGAGGCGTAATAACCGCGGCTCTGGTAGCTGTAGCTGTTCGACAGGTTGATGACCTTGGGGCGCTGCCCGCGAAACAGCGCCGGGTGCGCCAGATAATCGCGGTTGGTGATGATCTTGTGCGGTGTCGCCACCTGGTCGAGATCGCTTTGCCTGCCTGTAAGAATGACCCAGGTCATTTTTGCTCACGCTGTTTCGGATGGTGATGTTGGCGGCGTCCGGCTTCCCGCCGGGCGAAGGACAATGGACTCATGGCGAGGAGGTTCCGGCGCCGTTGCCGGGCGGGCCACTATCGCCGGGGGCCGTGACGCCGAGCGGCTTTTCATAGCGCAAGGCGTCCGCCCCATCGGCGTAATAGGCAGGCTTGCGCCCGATCGGCCGGTAGCCGTTCCTCTCATAGAGATCGATCGCGCGAAGATTGTCCTCGCGCACTTCGAGGCGCATGGCCTTTCGCCGCTTGGCGGTTGCCGCGTTTTCGGCAGCCGTCAGCAAAGCGCGACCCAGCCCACCGCCGCTGTTTGGCGCGACGGCCAGCGAATAGAGCCGTGCCTTGTTGCTTCCAGCGCGCAGCAGTACCACGCAGTGGCCCGCAAGCGCGTCGTCGCGCTCGGCAATCAGGATTGACGCGCTCTTGCTGACGATCATGCGGCGGAAGGCGTTTCTGGACATGCGATCGGTCTCGAAAACCGCGTTTTCGAGCGCCACGAGTGCGCCAATATCAGAGGCGCGGGCCGGGCGAATGTCTGCGTTCATAGGAGCCAGGAAACCTCGATCGAAAGCGTGCTCGAAGGTGGGCAGAACGTCTCTGACCGAGGCATTGGCGCGACGGCATCGAAAGCGCTATCGCTCCTCGAATTGGGCCGAATTGTGACTTCTTGCAGCGTATGGCGAAGCGCGGAAACTTTGATGACAGGGATGACCGTTCTTCATCCTGCCATGGGGAGAATCACCCCTTCATGCCGTCCAGAAGCTGACGGTAGGCGGAGTTCGCGATCGTCATCAGCGCTTCCTGCGGAAGCGTGCCGGTCACGGCGCAGCCATAGCCGTCATCGAGCCAGTAGAGCGAACGCGTGCCGCCCTCCTCCAGCAGCCGGAAGCCGGTTTCCTTGGTCGTGGCGTCGCTGATGATATAGAGCGACACGCGGTTTCCCGTGTGGTCCTGATACATGAATTGCGCAGCCGCCTTGCTTTCGGCCGGCAGCAGCCGCCCGCCGACAAGCTCGAAGCCTTGCGCTGTCAAGTCGGGTGCGATCAGCTTGACGCCGACGCGCTTGGACAGCCAGCCGACAAGATGATCCTTCTGGTCGGCGCCAACCTCGACGACATGTAGTTTCTCGGCCGCATAGAGCGTATGCGCGGCTATCGCACCATCGGCCAACTGGCTGGCGGCTGCATCGATCGAGCCCCAGCCTGTGACGCCGAGCAGATAGCC
Protein-coding regions in this window:
- a CDS encoding TIGR02301 family protein, with translation MSRATLFFTAFLAVASSAATVPARAVEAPFEGSLMRLSEVLGSLHFLRNLCGEEGTQWRDQMEKLLEAEKPDPTRRAKFIASFNRGYRSFQGSYSSCTPSATEAIARYMKEGETLTRDVAARYGN
- a CDS encoding N-acetyltransferase; translated protein: MNADIRPARASDIGALVALENAVFETDRMSRNAFRRMIVSKSASILIAERDDALAGHCVVLLRAGSNKARLYSLAVAPNSGGGLGRALLTAAENAATAKRRKAMRLEVREDNLRAIDLYERNGYRPIGRKPAYYADGADALRYEKPLGVTAPGDSGPPGNGAGTSSP
- a CDS encoding SOS response-associated peptidase — protein: MCGRFALTSSPKEVDEAFSLPELEAFPPRYNIAPTQPILMVMAGEPRQPGSNLPDRTSLLVRWGLIPTWVKDTRNFPLLFNARSESASEKASFRTAMRHRRALIPASGFYEWRQDGKKKGQPFWVRPRDGGLIAFAGLMETYAEPGGSEMDTGAILTTHANSDIAHIHERMPIVIHAQDFSRWLDCRFQEPRDVADLLRPAEQGFFEAIPVSDLVNKVANTGPEIQDRIDPALIQETPKPEPKKKPPSDDQMSLF
- a CDS encoding HD family hydrolase, which codes for MMADKAGAPARAWQRMLSGRRLDLLDPSPLDVEISDIAHGLARVARWNGQTGGDHAFSVAQHSLLVEEIFAQQVKEPSPDARLAALLHDAPEYVIGDMISPFKSVVGGGYKAVEQRLQRAIHLRFSLPADINEKLKKEIKRADQIAAYFEATVLAGFTISEATQFFGRPRGISADSFDLTCRPAKAVQSAFLKRFSAIERLRQAG
- a CDS encoding NUDIX domain-containing protein, with translation MQERLTIPAVSVALLRGDRVLLVKRGQAPSLGLYAFPGGRVEAGESEAEAAARELFEETGMRARNLQTLEVFMIDAERDGKAITYRLQVFTGEDAGGEPHPDSDAAEAGFFTLAQMEAMPVTDSVMEVSRALLADAAISGE
- a CDS encoding folate-binding protein YgfZ; this translates as MPAVQLPDRIVISIFGPDAEHFLQNILTTDLDALGAEDAKPGALLTPQGKILFDFLVSRDGKGGLLLECRADIANDFIRRLTLYKLRAKVDIFKQEQLLVSVSWNPDSNASVSDSSASQTDSIVRHDRRFAEPARVFRIYGQTAPAGDQIQAWEDFRLAHGIAESGPDYALSDAFPHDVLLDQTGGVGFGKGCYIGQEVVSRMHHRGTARRRVLLVSAEEPLPPSGTDIKAAGKTIGALGSVSGNNGLAIVRIDRVKDAMDAGTAITAGEVAVSLAIPGWAKFTFPQESASTEDA
- a CDS encoding APA family fibronectin-binding glycoprotein; this encodes MQVSTQAKSQSRRGAHMAALLWFAAVGVALPTTVLFGTLPASALSEIKREDAPAAPSQDEAAPENTVPSPDPIQKTPLPDVQQQDDQAEPDEGPAAPNGSTHTSEDPNAPLPEILYDVQSLPEPVKRMRQLLLDVAMSGDIEKLRPLIGTGDEATQLSLSDLEDDPITYLKDLSGDKNGEELLAIMENILNGGYVHVDVGKPEELYAWPYFFAMPLEKLTPRQRVELFKIVTAGDYEDMKSYGVYNFYRLGITPEGKWAFFVAGE
- a CDS encoding RimK family protein, whose product is MTWVILTGRQSDLDQVATPHKIITNRDYLAHPALFRGQRPKVINLSNSYSYQSRGYYASLLASSRGHKVIPTVETMIDLSEHKLYEHALPELELALNKCRKDLGGAFPAKAVFFFGIGSSKAWDRFAKLLFDWFRAPALEVSIKDNQQWASIHRIGFHPLARMAPEEKPRFLESLATYTNREWRDTKARTPARYTFATLVNPHEELPPSEISSLRHWAKIAEKMGVEVEPISRKDLAKLANYDALFIRETTSISNHTYRFARRAQQEGMPVIDDPLSMIRCTNKVYLNELMTYNNVPVPPTVMIAGPADLELAAQTLGFPLVLKIPDSSFSRGVKKASNFEELKQLATLWLEDSDLLIAQKFIPTDYDWRIGVLGGQPLFAVHYLMAKKHWQIVNHKANGKPDQGGFKSFTLKDAPAHVVETAVRAARCIGDGLYGVDLKETRDGVFVIEVNDNPNLDHGCEDTGEKDEVWTRLTQWFLDRLERPAVNNSMNERLILPDANARLRKNA
- a CDS encoding anti-sigma factor, which produces MTARDFTERDIHMALDGELPAEERAAYELWLEANPDMKARSQRFATDLDALQKSVGGVLTEPVPERFERLLSGETPQRRIVSPRWRMAAAAAIFVAGGLGGYLLGVTGWGSIDAAASQLADGAIAAHTLYAAEKLHVVEVGADQKDHLVGWLSKRVGVKLIAPDLTAQGFELVGGRLLPAESKAAAQFMYQDHTGNRVSLYIISDATTKETGFRLLEEGGTRSLYWLDDGYGCAVTGTLPQEALMTIANSAYRQLLDGMKG
- a CDS encoding dihydroorotase, with translation MTTTFDLILKGGTVVNHDGTGLRDVGVRAGRIAAIGDLGQASAGEVIDCTGLHILPGVVDSQVHFREPGLEHKEDLETGSRAAVLGGVTAVFEMPNTNPLTTSEAALADKVSRATNRMHCDFAFWVGGTRENAGDVAELERLPGAAGIKVFMGSSTGNLLVEDDDGVFSILKNTRRRAAFHSEDEFRLRERLGERVEGDPSSHPVWRDEIAALQCTERLVRIARAARARIHVLHISTAEEIAFLENHKDVATCEATPHHLTLSADDYATLGTLIQMNPPVRAARHRDGVWHGISQGIVDVLGSDHAPHTLEEKAKPYPASPSGMTGVQTLVPIMLDHVNAGRLSLERLVDLTSHGPQRLFGMARKGRIAAGYEADFTVVDLKRRETITNAQAGSKAGWTPYDGRQVTGWPVGTIIRGNRVMWEGEIVMPGQGQAVAFSEALPA